GCCCGTGCACGCCGACATCCCACATCAGGAGGTGATCTTCCTGGAGGAAGTCGACCCGCTGTCATCGCCGATGAAGGCACGGGGTGTGGGTGAGCTGGGCATCTGCGGTGTGTCAGCAGCCGTGGCCAATGCCATCTACAACGCTACCGGTGTACGCGTCAGGGACTACCCGATAACCCTGGACAAGTTGCTTGATGGCATGCCGCAGGCTGTTTGATTGGACGGGAATAAAAGCGGAATGAATTGTCGAGGCTGGATATCGGGCTGCTTTTCGCTCATGCATATGCCACCCCCGAGAAAGGGCGCAGATCGATGTTGGGTCAGGTTGAACGGCAAGCCGGAGGTCGCCACCTCTTCCTGACCTCAAAGCAGCCTCTACCCGTCATCCGGTCCCGGCGTAACTTTTTCCAACCTTGGACAAGCCCACTCCACGAATGCCCGCACCCTTGGCGACAGCTGCAAGGCGTGCGGGTAGACCAGTTGGATCGGTAGGTCCTTCGGTTCGTAATCCCTGAGCACCCTTACCAGACGACCATCAGCCAGTTCATCGGCGACCTGATAGTGCATCAGCCGCGTGATGCCGAGGCCTTGCACGCAAGCCAGGCTGGCGGTGCGGATCTGGTTGCAGGTCAGGCGTGGGGTGATTTCTTCGGCCTGTTCCTTTTCGCCGTGGCGGTAGTACCAGTGGCGGCCCTGGGCGGCGAAGAGGATGCAGGCGTGGTCCTCCAGTGCTGCCGGGGTGTCGATGGCGGGAGCGGTGCTCAGGTAGTCCGGGCTGGCGCAGGTGACCAGCCGGGTGCTGCCGATCTGCCGGGCGACCATGGCTGAGTCGGGCAGGTGGCCGATGCGCAGGGCGAGGTCGAGGCGTTCGTCGAGCAGCGGGACGATCTGGTCGCTCAGGTTCAGCTCGACCCGGATCTCTGCATGCTCCTTGAGAAATTCATTCACTAGCGGCGCGACGTAACGCTGGCCGAACTCCACTGGTGCGGTGATGCGCAGTAGGCCGCGGACGGCGCCGTCGCTGGCCTCCAGGCGCTGCTCCATGTCGGAGAAGTCCGCCAGCATGCGCCGGCTCCAGGCCAAGTACTCAGCGCCCTCGTCGGTGAGTGCCATGCGCCGGGTGCTGCGGTTCAGCAGGCGCACGCCGAGGTGGCGTTCCAGCGCGGCCAGTGAGCGCACCACCGACGCCACGGACTGTCCGGTGGCATCGGCGGCCGAGCTCAGGCTGCCGTTGTCGACGATGCGAACGAAGTTGGCCATTGCCTTGAGCTTGTCCATTGCCACCCCTGGATTTGTGCGATTGCTGCATAGATGTTGTCAGGCCGGCGGTATAGGTGAAACCCGCAGGGCGGCTGACACTTCAGGGACTGAGGTCTCCTGGAGTTTCGCACATGAATCAATCAGCCAGTCCCGCCCGCATTCTCGCCTACGACCACATCGGTATTCGTGTCAGCGACCGACCGCGGGCGATGGCCTTCTACCAGGCGCTGGGCTTCGTCGAGAGCGCCAGCTTCCCGCTGTTCGAAGCGAACGAGATGCTCAGCCCGGACGGTGTGCGCATCAACCTGATCTTCAACGGTGCGCGTGCGCCTGATGCGCACAACGTGCTGCTGGATGCGCCGGTCAAGCGGCCCGGCATGACCCATCCAGCCTTTATCGTCGATGACCTGGCGGCGCTCCAACATTGGCTCGAGGCGCAGGGCATCGTCATCACCGAGGGACCGCATCCCATCGGCCCGCGGCGGATCGCGCTGTTCATCCGCGACCCGGACGGCAACGTTCTCGAATTCAATCAGCTCATCAGAGGAGGTGCGCAATGAAACTGTATGACCTGGGACCATCCGGCAACTGCTACAAGGTGCGGCTGTTCGCTGCGCTGGCAAATATCGACCTTGAACTGGTAGCCGTGGATTTCGCCAATGGCGCGCACAAGAAGCCGCCGCTGTCCGAGCTGAACCCGCTGGGGCAGTTGCCGATTCTGGACGATGGCGGGCATATCGTCCGCGACTCGCAGGCCATTCTGGTTTACCTCGCCGGCGCGTACGGCGGCCTGGCGTGGTGGCCGGACAACCCGCGCGGGCAGGCGGAGATCGTGCAGTGGCTGTCCTTCACCGCCAACGAGATCCAGCAGAGCCTGAATGCGGCTCGGCTGGTGCAGAAGTTCGGCTACCCGCTGGACAAGGCCGCGGCGCTGGCCAAGGCACCGGCGGTGCTCAAGCTGCTGGACGAGCATCTGCAGCGCCACGACTGGCTGGCGGTTGACCGGCCGACCATCGCCGATTGCGCGGTTTACCCCTACGTGGTGCTGGCGCCGGAAGGGGATGTGGACCTGACGCCTTACAGCCATGTCGCCCGCTGGATGGGGCGGCTGGAAGCGTTGCCGGGTTATCTGCCCAAGCCCTGAGTGTCGATCAGGTAGGCAGGTTTACTGACAAAACCGCTGTCGGCCAGCATTCCGAGTTACGGCCTACCTGCTAAGAAGATACCGCGGGATGTGGGCTGCTCGTCGAGTTAGCTGTTGGCGGCAGCTCACCACCCATAAGCTCAATGTAGTGATCAAGTTGTTCCGTTATCCAGCTCTTGAATATATTGCACTTGGAACTTTCATCCAAAGCTTTGGGTGATAAAAGGCAATATGTTGAACCGTCTCGGATAAAGCCATACGG
This DNA window, taken from Pseudomonas sp. FeN3W, encodes the following:
- a CDS encoding LysR family transcriptional regulator, which gives rise to MDKLKAMANFVRIVDNGSLSSAADATGQSVASVVRSLAALERHLGVRLLNRSTRRMALTDEGAEYLAWSRRMLADFSDMEQRLEASDGAVRGLLRITAPVEFGQRYVAPLVNEFLKEHAEIRVELNLSDQIVPLLDERLDLALRIGHLPDSAMVARQIGSTRLVTCASPDYLSTAPAIDTPAALEDHACILFAAQGRHWYYRHGEKEQAEEITPRLTCNQIRTASLACVQGLGITRLMHYQVADELADGRLVRVLRDYEPKDLPIQLVYPHALQLSPRVRAFVEWACPRLEKVTPGPDDG
- a CDS encoding VOC family protein; translation: MNQSASPARILAYDHIGIRVSDRPRAMAFYQALGFVESASFPLFEANEMLSPDGVRINLIFNGARAPDAHNVLLDAPVKRPGMTHPAFIVDDLAALQHWLEAQGIVITEGPHPIGPRRIALFIRDPDGNVLEFNQLIRGGAQ
- a CDS encoding glutathione S-transferase, producing MKLYDLGPSGNCYKVRLFAALANIDLELVAVDFANGAHKKPPLSELNPLGQLPILDDGGHIVRDSQAILVYLAGAYGGLAWWPDNPRGQAEIVQWLSFTANEIQQSLNAARLVQKFGYPLDKAAALAKAPAVLKLLDEHLQRHDWLAVDRPTIADCAVYPYVVLAPEGDVDLTPYSHVARWMGRLEALPGYLPKP